The genome window CGAGCGCGCCCGGATAGATGCCGAGGCCGCCATCATGCTGCAGGCCTATCTGGCCGGCTGGAAGGCCCGAAAGGGTGCCGCCGAGGGCGATCTGGTCGTCCTGGACGCCGAGGAAGAAGGCGCCCGCGACGCCCTGACCGGGGCCTATTCCGAGCTGAAGAAATTCGAACACGTCGCCGAGATGACCCGGCTGAACGCCATCGTCGCCGCCGGCAAGCGCGAGACGGCTGCGTTCGACGAAATGGGTCTCAGGAAACGTGCGGGCTAACGCACACCCATCTCCCTCCCCCTGCAGGGGAGGGCAGATCGCGAAGCGATCGGGTGGGGGCCGCAAGGCGAGACCGCCCAGACCGGAGTCCAGATGGCCTTGTCCTCCCCACCCGGTTTTCGCTTCGCTTCGACCACCCTCCCCCGAGGGGGAGGGAGAAGGATGATCGATCGCCGCTCCGTCCTACTCTCGTCCCTGGCCCTGGCCGCCTGCGGAAATACCGAGGCCGCGCCGGTGGCTGATGCCACGCCCCTGAAATCCATCGCGCCCTTCCCGATCGGCGTGGCCGCCATGAGCGGGCATTTCGACGAACCGGCCTGGGTGAACCTGGCCCTGACGCACGTCTCCCAGCTGACGCCGGAGTGGGAGATGAAGATGGAGTACATCCTGTCGGAGACCGGCGACTATCGCTGGGAGGCCCCCGACCGGATCGCCGACTTCTGCACGGCGCATGAGCTAAGGCTCTATTGCACCACCCTGATCTGGTATTCGCAGGACAGCGCCTTCTTCCGCTCGCTGGACCCCCCGCGGTTCCGGCGGGAGTACGACCGCTACATCGCCGAGGTCGCCGGGCGATACCGCGGCCGCGCCACTGGCTGGGACGTCGTCAACGAGGCGGTGGCCGAGGACGGGGACGGACTGCGGTCCTGCCTGTGGTCGGACGTGCTGGGGCAGGAGGGCTATATCGTCCGCGCCTTCGAGCAGGCGAAGCTGGCCGATCCGGATGCGGTGCTGTTCCTGAACGACTATAATCTGGAGAACAATCCTGTGAAGGGCGCGACCTTCCTGCGGCTGGTCGAGCGGCTACTGAAGGCGGGGGTCCCCGTCGGCGGCATCGGCACCCAGTCGCACCTGGATATCGAGATCCCCGCCGGCCGGACGCGCGCCTTCTTCCACGAGGCCGCCCAGTTCGGCCTGCCGATCCATGTGTCGGAGCTGGACGCCAGTCTGCGATCTGACAGTCGTATCGATACCCGCTCGCCGCGCCAGAAGATCGACCAGCAGACCGCGCGCGTCGCCGAACTGACCGAGGCCTTCGTGGCCCTGCCGGCGGCCCAGCGGTTCGCCTTCACCGTCTGGGGTCTGCGCGACACCGACAGCTGGCTGAGAGGCGGCACCCGCGACGACGGCAAGGACAGCCCCCTGCTGTTCGACGCGGCGGGAAGACCGAACCCGATGTATCGGGCCGTGATGGCGGGTCTTCGGGGCGACTAGCCGACCCCGGACGACAGGGTTCCGTACACGCACGATCGGCATTCGAACCGTCGCCATATTCAGATAACGGCGTCGTAATCCCGGCTTATGCCTCCGCTGCGCTGCCCGCATGGGGCACGGCGGCGCGGGGATTCATCATCATGCTGAAGACGACCTTGCTCGGGACGGCCGCAACCGTCTGTTTCGTGACACTCGGCGCGAGCGCTGCGTTCGCCCAGACCACCGCCGCGCCGGTTCAGACGGCCGGGGACACCGTCGACGAGATCATCGTCACCGGCTACGCCCGCAGCCTGCAGCGCGCGTCGACCCTGAAGCGCGAGGCTGACCACAGCCTGGACGCGGTGACCGCCGAGGACATCGGCAAGTTTCCCAGCCTGAACGCCGCCGAGGCGCTGCAGACGGTTCCGGGCGTGACGCTGGACCGCCAGCGCGGGCAAGGCCTGTTCATCAGCGTGCGTGGCCTTGGGCCCCAGTTCCAGAACGTCGAACTGAACGGCCGTTCGGTCGCCATCAACGAGCTGATCGAGAACGGCGGGGCGCAGGGTCGCAACTTCCGCTTCGAGGTCCTGCCGTCCGAACTGGTGTCGTCGATCGAGGTGGTGAAGGCCCCGACCGCGGACATGAACGACGGGGCCCTGGGCGGCAATATCGACGTCCACACCTTCCGCCCTCTGGACCTGGGATCCCGTGCGGCCCTGTCGCTGCGGGCGTCCTACAACGATCTGGCCGAAAAGACCGATCCGTCGGTGTCGGGGCTTTACAGCTGGAACAACCAGGATGGCACCCTGGGCGTGCTGGTCTCCGGTCTGTATGACGAGCGGACCGTCCGCAACGACCGCTTCTTCAACTTCGGCTGGGTGCTGGACCGGTTCGTGCCGGCAGCGAACGGTGGCCTGCCCGCAGGCCTCTATGCTCCGACGAGAACCCGCCCGACCATCGAGCTTGAAGATCGCGAACGCGTCTCGGGCTCGCTGGCCCTGCAATGGCGTCCCAATGACGACTTCCAGACCGATTTCGACTTCCTGATCACCCGTCTGGACGTCGATTACGACGAGTTCGGCCTGGACATCTATCCGGACGACCGCACCTTCCGCCAGCCGGTGTTCCGGGCGGGCACCCAGCGCGTGGTCGGTGACACCATCGTGTCGGGCACCATCGACAACGTCCGCTGGATGGCCTCGCGCGAGACCAGCCTGAACCGCCACGACCTGCAGGTCTGGGGCCTGAAACAGACCTGGACGCCGGGCGAATGGACCGTCACCGGCGACCTGACCTACTCCTATGCCCGCAGCTATCACCCCGCGGGCCTGGCCACGACGCGCAACCGGATTTCCTATTTCGCGCCGCTGACGTTCGACTTTTCGCGCGGCTACAGGGAGGTCGCCCTCCTGTCCGGGCCGGTCGATTACAACAATCCGGCCAATTACTCAGGCGACGCCTTCGACTATACCCGCAAGGATTCGCGCGACACCGACCAGGCCGCGAAGCTGGACGCCCATCGTGAGTTCGACGGCTTTCTGACCCGTATCGCCTTCGGGGCCCAGTATCGCGAGCGTGAGCGCAACTACATCCGCCGCGACATCGTCCTGAACACCCTGCTGGGCGTGCCGGTCTCGACCTTGGGGTCCAACTTCGTCACGACGCTGCCGATCACGAACTTCCTGTCGGATTTCGGCGGCAATACCCCGCGCGTCTGGGTGGCCCCGTCGCGCACGGCCTTCTTCGACCTTCTCTATACCGATGCGGTGCGCAACCAGGCCCCATCCACGGCCGACCTGCGCAGTTCGTTCGTGGTGAGCGAGACCGTCAGCGCCGCCTATGTTCGGGGCGACTTCGCCTTCGACGTCGGGTCTATCCCGGTGACCGGCAATGTCGGCGTCCGCTACAGCCAGACGGAACAAACGGCCAGCGGTACGCTGGTCAACGGCACGACACCCACGCCGGTCAGCTATCCCAAGACCTATGACGACTGGCTCCCCAGCCTGAACCTGCGGGCCGAGCTGACCGATACCCTGATCGCCCGTGCCTCCGCCTCGCGGGTGCTGACCCGGCCGAACCTGGTCGACATCGCCCCGCGCATCACCGTCTCGCGCGACAGCCCGACGGCGTCCGGCGGCAACCCGGATCTCGAGCCCTTTCTGGCGACCCAGGCCGACATCTCGCTGGAATGGTATTTCGCCCCGACCGGCTCGCTGACCGGCGCGGTGTTCTACAAGAAGCTGGACGACTACATCACCGCCGCCAACACCACGATCCAGGTTCCGGGACGCGGCGACATCCTGCTGTCGACCCAGGCCAATGGCGGCGAGGCCAAGCTGACGGGGTTCGAGGCCGCCTACAATCAGGTGTTCGACTTCCTGCCCGCGCCCTTCGACGGGCTGGGCCTGCAGGCTTCGTTCACGCTGGTGGATGTGAAATCCCAGTTCACCTCGGGCTCGCGGGTCATCACCGACGCCCTGGTTGGTCTGTCCAAGACCAGCTACAATCTGGTGGCCTTCTACGAGCGTGACCGGTTGCAGGCCCGGATCGGCTATTTCTGGCGCGAAAAGTTCCTGTCCGGCACCGGCAGCACCACCCAGGCCCAGACCTTCGTCGACGATTTCGGCTCGCTGGACGGCTCGATCTCGTTCGACGTGACCGACACCTATGCGGTGACGCTGGAGGCGACCAACCTGACCAACGCCTACAAATACACCTATGCCGGCTCGACCGACCGCCCTGCCGAAATCAATGACTACGGCCGGACGGTCACCTTGAGCCTTCGCGCCCGTTTCTGATCCAGCTCCAGATCCGGAGGCCCGCCGCCATGATCGATTTCCGCAAACCGTTCATGGCGGCGTTCGCCCTGCTGACGCTGGCCCAGCCTGCGTCGGCGCAGGATCTGAAGATCAACCAGATTCAGATCCTGGGCAGCCACAACTCCTATCGACCCTATCCGGATGCCCCGGTGATCGAGGCGATCCGTGCGGCGGTACCGACCCAGTTTCCGGGCCTTGAGTACGGCCATCCGCCGCTGGAAGACCAGCTGGCCCTAGGTATCCGCCAGTTCGAATTCGATCCGGTCTCGGACCGCCACGGCGGCCTGTTCGCCGGTCCCTATGCCGACGACCCGCGGGCCCTTGCCATCATGTCCGCACCGGGGGCCAAGGTGCTGCACATTCCGCCGTTCGACTATCAGACCCACTGCCTGACCCTGGAGCTGTGCCTGGCGACCGTCGCAGACTGGTCGAGGGCCCATCCGGAGCACGCGCTGATCGTCATCCTGGTCAACAATCGCGACGCACCCGAACCCTATGACGCTGCGGGGCTGGACGCGATCGACGCCACCATTCGCGCTGTCTTCGGCGACCGGGTCATCACGCCGGACAGCGTGCGGGGCGATTACGCCACCCTGCGCGACGCCGCCCTGGCCCGGGCCTGGCCGACCGTGGACGCGGCCCGGGGCAAGGTGCTGCTGGTGCACGACACCAGCCCGCGCCTGAACGCCCTGTATGCCGAGGGCCATCCGGCCCTTCGCGGACGGATGATGTTCGGCTTCTATCCGGAGGACGCGGCCGAGGCGGCGGTGTTCAACATTCAGGACCCGGTGGTCGAGAGCGATACCATCCGGCGTCTGGTCGGACTTGGGTTTCTGGTCCGCAGCCGGGCCGACGCCAACACCGCCGAGGCGCGCATCGGCGACCTCAGCCGACTGGAGGCGGCCGTGCAGGCCGGGGCCCAGATCATCAGCACCGACTACTATCCGGGCGCGCCCGATCCGCTGGGCCTGAATTTCGTGGTCCGGCTGGCCGACGGCTTCTACCAGCCCAACCCTCGCGCGGCGGAGGCCGGGGCCGACCCTGTCGGCCGCTAGACCCCTGCCCCTCCGGGAATGCGGAGGGGCGATTGTCCAGTCACGACCACAGCCAGACGGCGGCGGCGGCGTAGAGGGCGATGCCGAGGGTCAGGTTGAAGGGGAAGGTGACGGCCAGGGACGCGGTGACGAAGACGCCCGGGTCGGCCTTGGGGGCCGCGACTCGCATGGCGGCGGGGACGGCGATGTAGGAGGCGGATCCCGCCAGGATGGCCAGCAGAGCACCGTCGGCCACGCCCAGCCCCGCCAGTCTGGCCAGGCCCAGGGCCAAGGCCGCTGACAGCAGGGGAAAGCCGATGGCGAAGCCGATGACGGTGCCCGGCAGCCGCCGCCCGCCGGAGATCAGGCTGCGTGCCGCGCTGAGGCCGAGGTCCAGCAGGAAGAAGCAGAGAGCCCCCTGGAACAGCGGGTTCACGAACAGGTCGAGCTTCTTCATGCCCGCCTCGCCCGAGATCAGGCCGACCAGGAAGCTTCCCAGCAGCATGACGGTGGCGGCCCCGACGAGGACCTCCCTCAGCATCGTGCCACGATCGGTCGGGCGGTCGCTGCCGGATCCCTGCATCAGCATCAGGGCCGTCAGGATGGCCGGGGTCTCCATCAGGGCGAGGACGGCCGCCATATAGCCCCCAGGGGCCAGACCGAGCGACGTCAGGTGCTGCTGGCCCGCCGCGAAGGTCACGACCGAGACCGAACCATAGGTCGCCGCGAGAGCGCACAGGGTCGGCCGGGTCAGCCGGGTCGTCTTCCGCATCCGCGTCAGCAGAAACAGGATGACAAAGGCCGCCACCGGCATCAGGGCGCTGAGCGCCAGACCCATCGATCCGGCCAGCAGGAAGTCGCCGTCAAACCCCGCCGCGCGCGCTTCCACCCCGCCGCGAAAGCCGATGCACAGCATCAGATACAGTGACAGGCCCTTGGTCACCGGCTCGGGAATGGCGAGGTCGGACCGGGCGAACGCCGCCGCGGCCCCCACGAAGAAGAAGAGGATGGCCGGAGAGGTCAGCAGTTCGAGACTGGCAGCGAGGTCGGGCATGGATCGGTCCGTTTTGAAGGCGCGCCCGTTTGGCGTCTCCGGCGCAGGCATTCCAGTTTATTGACGTGATACGACCTATAACGGATGGTGATACATGGCCCTCCGTATCGCGAACCTGGACATCGACCTGCTGAGGGCCTTCGTGACCGTGGTGGAGGCCCGCAGCTTCACGCGGGGCGCCCAGCAGCTGGGCCGGACGCAGCCTGCCGTGAGTTTGCAGATCCAGCGGCTGGAGGCGCAGCTGGGCGTGCCGCTGATCGATCGCGGGGGGCGGTCGGTGGGACTGACGACCGAGGGGGCGGCCCTGCTGCCGCAGGCCCGGCGCATGCTGCGCCTGAACGACGAGATCGTGGCGACCCTGGGCGAGGGCGATCTGGAGGGGGAGGTACGGCTCGGTGCGCCCGAGGACATCGCCACCCACCATCTGCCCGGAATCCTGGGCGCATTCGCCCGCAACCATCCGCGCATCCGTCTGTCCGTGACGTGCGACTACACCGCCAATCTGCTGGACCAGATGTCGCGCGGCCTGCTGGACATGGCGCTGATCAAGCGCGAGCCGGTCGGGCCGGACCTGGGCGTGCGGGTATGGAGGGAGCCTCTGGTCTGGGTCGCGCTGGACCCCTCGCTCGCGACTGCCGATCCCCTGCCGCTGATCGTGGCCCCGGCACCGGACATCTATCGCAAGCGGGCGCTGGCGGCCCTCCAGACGGCCGACATCCCGTTTCGCGCCTCTTTCACCTCGCCCAGTCTGGCCGGGCAGCTGGCGGCCCTGCGGGCCGGGCTGGGGGTTGGCGTCCTGCCCGCCGCGATGACGCCGCGGGACCTGAGCGTGCTGGGCGCGCCCCTGCCGATGCTGAGCGACAGCGAGATCGCCCTGGTGTCGGCCCGCGGTCCCGACGGTCCCGCCGGCCTTCTGGCGCAGGAGGTGCTGCGTGCGCTGGAGCGGGGGCCGGCGACCGCCATCCGATGACCGCATCGACCCGGCCCGGGGCGACCACCGCGTTCGCGTTTCTGCACCCGTCGTCCGGTTCATGACGTTTTTCAACGGCCTCGCTTGAAGGTTGCACGTCATCATCGCATCTGAAGCGCGATGATCGATACGGACCTGAAGAATGCGATCCTGGCCGCCGAGGCCGAGTTCGAGCGCAGGGAGAACCTGGCCCGGGCCCTGGCGGAGGCGGGGGTCACCCTGGTCGGAAAGATCACCAGCGCCCCGCCCCCAAAGACCGGACCTGTCGAGCCCGCCGACGGTGGCTCCAGCGACAAGGACTGACCCGGCTCTGGCCTGCCAGCCGGGCCCGGACGAAAGGGCGCCCCCATT of Brevundimonas subvibrioides contains these proteins:
- a CDS encoding Ca2+-dependent phosphoinositide-specific phospholipase C, whose translation is MIDFRKPFMAAFALLTLAQPASAQDLKINQIQILGSHNSYRPYPDAPVIEAIRAAVPTQFPGLEYGHPPLEDQLALGIRQFEFDPVSDRHGGLFAGPYADDPRALAIMSAPGAKVLHIPPFDYQTHCLTLELCLATVADWSRAHPEHALIVILVNNRDAPEPYDAAGLDAIDATIRAVFGDRVITPDSVRGDYATLRDAALARAWPTVDAARGKVLLVHDTSPRLNALYAEGHPALRGRMMFGFYPEDAAEAAVFNIQDPVVESDTIRRLVGLGFLVRSRADANTAEARIGDLSRLEAAVQAGAQIISTDYYPGAPDPLGLNFVVRLADGFYQPNPRAAEAGADPVGR
- a CDS encoding endo-1,4-beta-xylanase produces the protein MIDRRSVLLSSLALAACGNTEAAPVADATPLKSIAPFPIGVAAMSGHFDEPAWVNLALTHVSQLTPEWEMKMEYILSETGDYRWEAPDRIADFCTAHELRLYCTTLIWYSQDSAFFRSLDPPRFRREYDRYIAEVAGRYRGRATGWDVVNEAVAEDGDGLRSCLWSDVLGQEGYIVRAFEQAKLADPDAVLFLNDYNLENNPVKGATFLRLVERLLKAGVPVGGIGTQSHLDIEIPAGRTRAFFHEAAQFGLPIHVSELDASLRSDSRIDTRSPRQKIDQQTARVAELTEAFVALPAAQRFAFTVWGLRDTDSWLRGGTRDDGKDSPLLFDAAGRPNPMYRAVMAGLRGD
- a CDS encoding sodium-dependent bicarbonate transport family permease yields the protein MPDLAASLELLTSPAILFFFVGAAAAFARSDLAIPEPVTKGLSLYLMLCIGFRGGVEARAAGFDGDFLLAGSMGLALSALMPVAAFVILFLLTRMRKTTRLTRPTLCALAATYGSVSVVTFAAGQQHLTSLGLAPGGYMAAVLALMETPAILTALMLMQGSGSDRPTDRGTMLREVLVGAATVMLLGSFLVGLISGEAGMKKLDLFVNPLFQGALCFFLLDLGLSAARSLISGGRRLPGTVIGFAIGFPLLSAALALGLARLAGLGVADGALLAILAGSASYIAVPAAMRVAAPKADPGVFVTASLAVTFPFNLTLGIALYAAAAVWLWS
- a CDS encoding LysR substrate-binding domain-containing protein; translated protein: MALRIANLDIDLLRAFVTVVEARSFTRGAQQLGRTQPAVSLQIQRLEAQLGVPLIDRGGRSVGLTTEGAALLPQARRMLRLNDEIVATLGEGDLEGEVRLGAPEDIATHHLPGILGAFARNHPRIRLSVTCDYTANLLDQMSRGLLDMALIKREPVGPDLGVRVWREPLVWVALDPSLATADPLPLIVAPAPDIYRKRALAALQTADIPFRASFTSPSLAGQLAALRAGLGVGVLPAAMTPRDLSVLGAPLPMLSDSEIALVSARGPDGPAGLLAQEVLRALERGPATAIR
- a CDS encoding flagellar export protein FliJ, which codes for MTAWAHSLIRISNYEVETLQKRLAEITSKKASAEMRLAVLDAEAEIERERARIDAEAAIMLQAYLAGWKARKGAAEGDLVVLDAEEEGARDALTGAYSELKKFEHVAEMTRLNAIVAAGKRETAAFDEMGLRKRAG
- a CDS encoding TonB-dependent receptor; its protein translation is MLKTTLLGTAATVCFVTLGASAAFAQTTAAPVQTAGDTVDEIIVTGYARSLQRASTLKREADHSLDAVTAEDIGKFPSLNAAEALQTVPGVTLDRQRGQGLFISVRGLGPQFQNVELNGRSVAINELIENGGAQGRNFRFEVLPSELVSSIEVVKAPTADMNDGALGGNIDVHTFRPLDLGSRAALSLRASYNDLAEKTDPSVSGLYSWNNQDGTLGVLVSGLYDERTVRNDRFFNFGWVLDRFVPAANGGLPAGLYAPTRTRPTIELEDRERVSGSLALQWRPNDDFQTDFDFLITRLDVDYDEFGLDIYPDDRTFRQPVFRAGTQRVVGDTIVSGTIDNVRWMASRETSLNRHDLQVWGLKQTWTPGEWTVTGDLTYSYARSYHPAGLATTRNRISYFAPLTFDFSRGYREVALLSGPVDYNNPANYSGDAFDYTRKDSRDTDQAAKLDAHREFDGFLTRIAFGAQYRERERNYIRRDIVLNTLLGVPVSTLGSNFVTTLPITNFLSDFGGNTPRVWVAPSRTAFFDLLYTDAVRNQAPSTADLRSSFVVSETVSAAYVRGDFAFDVGSIPVTGNVGVRYSQTEQTASGTLVNGTTPTPVSYPKTYDDWLPSLNLRAELTDTLIARASASRVLTRPNLVDIAPRITVSRDSPTASGGNPDLEPFLATQADISLEWYFAPTGSLTGAVFYKKLDDYITAANTTIQVPGRGDILLSTQANGGEAKLTGFEAAYNQVFDFLPAPFDGLGLQASFTLVDVKSQFTSGSRVITDALVGLSKTSYNLVAFYERDRLQARIGYFWREKFLSGTGSTTQAQTFVDDFGSLDGSISFDVTDTYAVTLEATNLTNAYKYTYAGSTDRPAEINDYGRTVTLSLRARF